One Nonomuraea angiospora DNA segment encodes these proteins:
- a CDS encoding LysR family transcriptional regulator, whose protein sequence is MDVHLRELRYFVAVAEELNVTRASERLFVSQPALSKQLRVLERQLGFRLFERVHSGVVLTRQGEALLPIVRDLLERWTGGVESARAAAPAGTLVIGMQTAVGRGLQQEALRRFRTAMPGWEVSLRLVGWDDPSGGLADGSSDVAFIWLPVPPGLRTYVLATEGRGVAMPDGHPLAELAEIPFEVLRGEPFIALPPEAGPLRDFWLARDARDDEPVIGFTANTPEEVFEAVTSGLGVVLVAEGNAALYNRPGMAYRPVSGLPPGQLAIAWREGDVSPQVMAFIDALRQVAAKV, encoded by the coding sequence ATGGATGTGCACCTGCGTGAGTTGCGCTACTTCGTGGCGGTGGCCGAGGAGCTGAACGTGACGCGGGCCTCGGAGCGGCTCTTCGTGTCCCAACCGGCCCTGTCCAAGCAGCTCAGGGTGCTGGAGCGGCAGCTCGGGTTCCGGTTGTTCGAGCGGGTGCACAGCGGCGTGGTGCTCACCCGGCAGGGCGAGGCGCTCCTGCCGATCGTCCGCGACCTGCTCGAACGGTGGACGGGCGGGGTCGAGTCCGCGCGGGCCGCCGCGCCCGCCGGGACGCTGGTGATCGGGATGCAGACGGCCGTGGGCAGGGGGTTGCAGCAGGAGGCGCTGCGGCGCTTCCGTACGGCGATGCCGGGGTGGGAGGTGTCGCTCAGGCTGGTGGGCTGGGACGACCCCAGCGGCGGGCTGGCCGACGGGTCCTCCGACGTGGCGTTCATCTGGCTGCCGGTGCCGCCGGGGCTGCGGACGTACGTGCTGGCCACCGAGGGCAGAGGGGTGGCCATGCCGGACGGCCACCCGCTCGCGGAGCTGGCGGAGATCCCGTTCGAGGTGCTGCGCGGCGAGCCGTTCATCGCCCTGCCGCCGGAGGCCGGGCCGCTGCGGGACTTCTGGCTCGCGCGGGACGCCCGCGACGACGAGCCGGTCATCGGGTTCACCGCGAACACGCCGGAGGAGGTGTTCGAGGCCGTGACCAGCGGGCTCGGGGTGGTGCTGGTCGCCGAGGGGAACGCCGCGCTCTACAACCGTCCCGGGATGGCCTACCGCCCGGTTAGCGGGCTTCCTCCGGGGCAGCTCGCCATCGCGTGGCGGGAAGGTGATGTCAGCCCACAAGTCATGGCATTCATCGACGCGCTGCGACAGGTCGCGGCTAAGGTCTGA